TCAGGCATAACAACCTTTCCGTACTCTTCCATGACGGCAGGGGTAACGGAAGATCCTTCACCGAATTCAGCAAGCAATGCAATCAATGCTGCATGTTTGGTCGAATCCAAGTCATCCGGTTCAAAATGCAAAAACCATTTGTCTTTATAGGAATAAAGTCTTCCAGCATCCGTTACGTGCTGATGCAACATATGTGCAGCCTCAATCAGCACTTCAAAATCTTTGAATGCATAGACGATGGAATCGCTTTGCTCAAGTGTAACTTCCATCTCATATACTTCTTCAGGCAAATCATCCTCATTACCTGAACCATATTGTTGCGGATCATATTTCCCCCGGGTGACAATGACAACCATCCCTTGAGCGGGAAGTGCGAATACTTCGACAGCAAGTGGACCTGTAGCATCAAATCCAAGTTCGGAATAGGCCTGGTCCATCATTTCAGTGAACAGTTCATGAACTTTAGGTATTTCCTGCCACATATCATCTTTTTGTATTCCGCGCTCGCTCAGATCGTCAAAGGTCAGGAAAATCCGTATCTTATCGTGACTTAATCGTTCTATTTTCATACAGGATCTCCCCTTTATAAGCAAGTCTTATAACAGATTATGAAGCACAAAACAATATGTGCTGAAAATAAATCTATGTAGTTATGTTATCATTTTATACCTGCAAATGCACGAAGTAAAATCGACAAAAAAAGAATCATTCCACATCAAAACAGGACTGTGGATGATTCTAATGGGAGGTTTGTGTTTATAAACCCGGTACTGTTGTGTTTGTTTGAGTTAAAATTTGCTCAACTTCATGTTTAACATCCGGATTGGTGCGAATAAAATCTTTGAGCATGTTCATGTTCTCTTCTTTTTCCTGCGGAGTGATCGGCTTTGCACTTTTTTTATGCGTGCTTTTGTGGGAATCTCCGCTCTGTTCGTTTGGCTTGGAGCTGAATCCGTCCATGCCTGGGAACGTCATCTCCATCATTTTGTGTTTGGCCTGATTCATCATGTTGCGGGATGAACCGGAAGACAGCATTGACATTTTACCTTTGGACAGCCAAGAACTGGCTGCTACGCCAATTACAACACCCCAGAAAAAGGATGACGCCTTCATTACACCAACCTCCTTTTAATGTTAAAATCACAACTAGTGTTTGCGGGAGTGCCTCATCTCATTCCGCATAAATACAGGAAAGCGAGTTGAAAGCATGATTAGACACACCACCGCCTTAATTATGATCGCATGCATGCTGTTGTCAGCTTGTGGAACCAAGGTCGAAACAACACCTGAATCCACAAAGTCCAGCAATGAATCGGTTACTTCAAGGCAGGAGCAGCAGAACGAGCCAACTTCCACTGGGACAAGCGAAAAGCAAACCACGGATTCTCCGTCCTCAACGGACTCAAATTCGGATCAAGAATCACCAAGTGATGACGAAACATCTTCGACAGAAAAAGAAGAAACTGATAACGCCCTCGGTACAAAAGCAGCCGAAGTTAATATTGAAAAAACGTATCATATGAACGCCAATTACTACATCAAACCCAACGATAAAACGAACGAAAGCAAGGTTGTATTGTTAACATTTGATGATGGGCCCAAAGAAGAAAAAATGATAAACAGATTAATCGACACCTTGGATAAACATGACACGAAAGCGATATTTTTTGTTAACGGATACCGAGTGAAAAGTCATCCCGAGTTGCTCGAGATCATCCATGAACGTGGACAGGTAATAGGAAATCATGCGTGGGATCATGAGGATCTGAAAAAAATGTCCATTACGGCAGCAGCCAAACAAGTCACCGATGTGCAAAAGATTGTGAAAGAAACGATTGGCGTGGAACCCCAGTTCTTCCGTCCGCCATTCGGTTCTGGAAATGATGCATTAAAGGCCACAGTCAAGAAAAACGGCATGTTATATATGACATGGTCCAATGGCTCATTGGATTGGGATAAGAGTACCAAAAACAAACCGGATAAAGTCATCCAGAATGTGCTGGATCAATTAAATCCAGGCAGTAATATTTTGATGCATGAGTTGCCATGGACAGTTGAAGCGTTGGATGAGTTGTTAACCAAACTTGAACAGAAAGGTTACACTTTTGTCGATCCTCGCTCCATTGAACTGGAAGCCCGCTGAGCTTCGATTATTTGCCCGGCATTCGGCTTAATATCAATAATTGATGAGTTGGAATTGACATGAAGGAACTTACAAAGTTATAACAAACAGCCTTGGTCCTATGCGGATCAAGGCTGTTTGTTTGAGAGCATTCGCAAAGTAATGATATGCATTTCTGCGGGACAACAAAGTCTGAACGGCAAATGATTTGTTCCGTATCCTTTGCTAACCAGCATTTTACCTTCTTGCTCGGTATCATTACCATCCTTTTTCAAAGAGAACCACCCGCTAGACACAGAGCGGTACGCTTTGTTAAGAAAGACGGGGCCAAAGACCGGAAATACTAATTGTCCACCGTGAGTGTGACCACTCAATATCAGATCAACAGGTCCATTCAAGTGAAGAGCCTCTAGGGGATCGTGCACGATGGCAATCTTGCATTCTTTGGAGTCCAATTCTGCAAGCAGCGAATCCCCTCGCTGTGAACGATAATCAACTCCGACCAGACACAGTTTGCTTCTGCCTTTACGAAGGTAAGTGGTAGAATCCTGTAAGAGTTGAACGCCCGTATCTCGGAATATACGTTCGAGATGCACAGTTCCTGCTCTTTTATCATGGTTCCCATAGACTGTAAAAACAGGGGCAATATAAGACAACAAGCTCATATTATGTCTGACAATGGGCCATGAAATTCCTTTTTCCGCCACATCTCCCCCAATAATAACCCAGTCCACCTGATTGCGAAGATGTTCCAGATCATTCTTTTTCAGCTTGCGTTTATGGATATCAGATAAATACAGGATTTTGCTGCCATCAAAAGAAGAGGGCAAATTCGGAACTTCAACCTCTTCTGAAACGATGTGATGAAGATGCGCCTCACGCCACATATGAACCAGCAAGGCAATCCCGGCCAAAATAACGGCAACGAACCATGCCAGTATTACCATGGCCATGGAAGGAAAGTATCCAAAGAAGGCGCTCCTTTTATCCCCCACCAAACCAGACTAATTGTGAGCAAAACAAATATAAATATGAGCGAGTTAACAAATCGCTTACTGAGACGTAAACGGCGAGATGGATGAAGCTCAGTCCGCGTAGGAAGTGTTCCCGCTTCGGAAACGGATTCTTCTTCTGATGGCTTTTCTGCTTTGTTGGCACGTGCTGGTGCCCGCCGGGGAAGAACCGGACTTTCCAGCGATGATGTATAAGACTTGCGTTGTGATCTTGGTATGGAGACCGAGGTAATGGGTGTGAGTCCTCCCACCTCTGAGGCAGCAGCTGGTTCAACAACCAGATTTACTTGAGAAGCTTCAGGCCGCTCAGATGTCTCTGTCTTATCCGAGTGACGATGGCGCTGACTGCCGTATGTCTTCATTCTACTTAATTGCTGATTCATGATCCCCTCCGAAAACGTATCGCTAATCCAGACACCAAATCAATAATAAAATGACATAGTATAGGCGCCCATAATGTGCCGGATTGCATATAAATCCAACCCAATCCATAGCTCGAAACAAATACCCAACCAGTTGGAATCCAATGCCGCAAATAGCGTATATGGATAACCGCAAATAAAATACTTGTCCAGTAAGGACCTAACGCATGTTGTATGGCTCCACGAAATAGCAATTCTTCACAAACAGCAACGATGGCTGCTATGCATACAATGTGCCAGATTGGACGCTTGCGGAACAGCATCTCGTTAATGCCGCCATCATCCATGCTTTCTTGAGGAATAACATAAGAAAGAACCAAGTCCATAACAAGCATAATGCCAGCAAGACCAAGCCCCCACCAAATAAACTGGTAACTATCAGGCCAAGCAAGTACATCAAAAAGATTTCTCTTCTGCAATAAAATCCATACAACCCCAATGATCAAAGTTAACCCTTGTGTAAAGTATAGATTGATCAGAAGCAAACGCTCGGTAAGTTGCTGTGGTTCAGCCTTCTGAATCTTGAACTTGGGAAACTTTAATTTTTTCATCGCCTGTGTCTGTCCTCTTGACTTATATTTGATGGATAACAAATTCGTTGTCCAATCGGATAGTATACTAAATGATAGCCAAAAAACCAAATAGGTTCAAGGCCTGCCCCAAGTCCCGGTTTTTCAGCGAAGCCATATCCATTGAATTAGTTCATTAATGTGTTAAAATCCGATTCACAAAACAGCTTGTAATCGAGCTATTTCGAGCGATCAAGGAAGTCAATTTTTTATATCTATACGCCTTCTCCTCCACTGAAGAAAATCACATTAGTAAATCGAATTAAAACATTTAAGCCTATTGACATGCTCATGTCAGCCATGATACATTATGAAAAAATTAGTCACGTTAAACACGATGATGGAAAAAAGACGTTGCTTTGTCTTACAGAGAGCCGATGGATGGTGTAAATCGGTGGCAGGCAGATGATCTTGAGCGCTCCTGAGTTATTGCATTGAAATTGGAGTAGGTGCAATCGGTTTAGACCCGTTATCCTCTTCGGTCTTCATTGACCGCTAAGACTGTCGTTGCGAAACGGCGGTGAATTAGGGTGGTACCACGACAACTCTCGTCCCTTATTGCGCAAGCAGTATGTGGATTGAGAGTTTTTTGATTTATTTTTAGAGTACAGACGTGGAAATCGCCCTATTTGCTACACCCTCCTCCTCTGCTGCGACACCGCGTTGTTGGAAGGAAGAGTTTCAATGGTTTTAAGGAATGCCTCTTTCGTGAGGTGAGACCTTGACGATATAGATACACATACCTAAGGAGGAAGAAACCATGTACAAAGTGTTAGTGTCGGACCCCATTAGTGATCTGGGAATCCAGCAACTGGTGGATGCAAATGATGTTGTAGTTGAGAAGAAAACAGGTCTTAGCGAAGATGAGCTTGTTGCAATTATCGGCAATTATGATGCCCTTCTAGTTCGAAGTCAGACCCGTGTAACGGATCGTATTATGACAGCAGGTACAAACCTTAAAGTCATCGGACGTGCTGGCGTAGGTGTAGATAACATTGATTTGGAAGCTGCTACCCAACGCGGTATCATTGTTATTAACGCCCCTGACGGTAACACGATTACGACATGTGAGCATACATTTGCCATGATGATGGCACTGGCACGACATATTCCTCAGGCATATGCCAAAACCATTCAAGGTACTTGGGATCGTAAAACCTTCCTGGGTGTGGAGTTAAGAAATAAAACGCTGGGTGTGCTCGGTATGGGACGGATCGGTAGCGAAGTAGCTAAACGTGCCAAAGCATTCGGAATGGATATTCTAGCTTATGACCCGTTCCTCACTCAAGATCGCGCAGAGAAACTTCAGGTTAAGCTGGCTAGTGTGGATGACATCATTCGTAATGCCGACTTCATGACCGTTCACACACCATTAACACCTGAGACACGCCATATGATTTCCCGCCCACAATTTGAAGTGATGAAAAAAGGTATGCGTATTATCAACTGTGCCCGTGGCGGAGTCGTTGATGAAATGGCACTTGTAGAAGCAATTGATGAAGGTATTGTTGCTGGTGCAGCATTCGACGTATTCGAGAGCGAACCACCGGCTGCTGATCACCCATTCCTGAATCATCCTAGCATTATTGTGACGCCTCATCTTGGTGCATCGACAGTAGAAGCACAAGAAAATGTAGCGATCGACGTATCCGAGCAAGTCCTGCATATTCTGCGCAATGAACCGTTCAAAAACGCAGTTAACATGCCTGCAGTAGCCCCAACTGTAATGAACAAACTGCAGCCGTACTTTAAACTGGGTGAAACACTGGGTAGCTTTGCAGCTCAGATCACTCAAAATGCGGTTCAGGAAATTCGGATCGACTACGCTGGAGATCTGTCGGAAGTGGATACTTCTCCTTTGACTCGCTACATTGTAAAAGGTATTCTGGCAAGACATTTAGGCGGAGAAGCCAATATTGTCAACTCCATGCATTTAGCTAAAGTGCGGGATCTCAACGTAGTGGTTAGCCAAACATCGGCCACTAAAGGATTTACAAATCTGATTACCGTCACACTCGTGACGACTCAGGATGCCGAGGAGCGTCGTGTTGCGGGCACACTGCTTGCAGGTTATGGAGAGCGGATCGTGCGTCTGGACAAATTCCCAGTGGATATCGCTCCAGAAAGTCACCAAATTCTGATTTCGCATAATGATAAACCGGGTATTATCGGACGTGTTGGAACTTTGCTTGGAGAGAACGAAGTTAACATCGCCTCCATGCAGGTCGGACGTAAAATCATTGGTGGGGCAGCTATCATGATTCTGACTGTAGATAAGGAAGTTCCAAAAGATGTGCTTGTACAGCTTGCAGCTCTTCAGGAAATCAATACAGCCGTTGAAATTGTATTGAATTAATTGACGGACTAATCAATTATAAGACAAAAAGAGGCGAACCTTTATCAGGTTCGTCTCTTTTTATAAACTCAAAATTCCTTTTGACTAGCGTAATTCATGCATTAAGCTAATTGAATAATGTTTAATGTAGCGCCTGGTGGAGAGAGGACAGCTGTACCAACAAGCCCAAATAATTGGAACTGGATTGTTGATCCAGCAGTTACCGTCACAATAAAGTCAGACTGCAACTGACTGAGGGAAAGTAATGGTGAAACTACACTCGCCGGAATTGCTGTTCCGTTAAGTAAAATACGGGATTGAATAGCAAGTGCAGCTGTAAGATTTATTTTGTAAGAGATATAGTAACGCCCTGCATTGGCAAGAGTGAAGGTGTCATTCGTTCCATTAATGGTTATGCCAGTGCCAATATTTTGGTTATTCGGCAGTGGAATTAGTGTTCCACCCAAAATAACAACGATGGTTCCACTTGTGTTCTCACCGTAAGCCGAGTTAGATGTTACAGAAGTTCCTGTGGCTCCGGTTGCACCCGTTGCACCTGTACCCCCGGTGACTCCTGTCACGCCTGTTGCTCCTGTGACGCTCACTCCAGTGGCACCCGTTGCTCCAGTAGCTCCAGTAACTCCTGTCGATCCTGTGCTTCCAGTTACACTGGCTCCTGTTGCTCCGGTAGCTCCTGTTGCCCCGCTTGCTCCAGTAACTCCAGTTGCGCCCGTACCTCCGGTTACACTAACCCCTGTTGCCCCGGTAACCCCAGTTGTTCCGCTTGCTCCCGTAGTCCCTGTAATTCCCGTCACACCCGTGGCTCCGGTGATTCCAATTGCAACGCCCGTTGCACCCGTGATTCCGGTAGCTCCTGTTGATCCAGTGACACCGACTCCTGTGGCACCTGTTAATCCCGTCGCTCCGGTGACTCCCGTTATTCCGGTGGACCCTGTTGCACCAGTGACTCCGATTCCTGTTGCACCCGTTACTCCAGTGAGACCGACTCCTGTGGCACCTGTTATTCCTGTAACCCCGGTGCTTCCAGTTATTCCGGTTGCACCCGTTAATCCCGTTACTCCGGTGGCCCCTGTTGCACCAGTGACACTAACACCCGTGGCACCGGTGACGCCGGTAACCCCAGTGACTCCCGTTACACCCGTATCACCTGTCGCTCCGGTACTTCCCGTTACACTGACACCCGTGGCTCCAGTTACACCCGCTGCTCCTGTATCGCCGGTAACCCCAGTGACACCCGTTGCACCCGTATCGCCTGTCGCTCCTGTACTTCCCGTTACACTGACACCCGTGGCTCCAGTTACACCCGCTGCTCCTGTATCGCCGGTAACCCCAGTGACACCCGTTGCACCCGTATCGCCTGTCGCTCCTGTACTTCCCGTTACACTGACACCCGTGGCTCCAGTTACACCCGCTGCTCCTGTATCGCCGGTAACCCCAGTGACACCCGTTACACCCGTATCGCCTGTCGCTCCAGTACTTCCCGTTACACTGACACCCGTGGCTCCAGTTACACCCGCTGCTCCTGTATCGCCGGTAACCCCAGTGACACCCGTTACACCCGTATCGCCTGTCGCTCCGGTACTTCCCGTTACACTGACACCCGTGGCTCCAGTTACACCCGCTGCTCCTGTATCGCCGGTAACGCCGGTGGCTCCGGTTACACCCGTATCCCCCGTTGCTCCTGTACTTCCCGTTACACTGACACCCGTGGCTCCAGTTACACCCGCTGCTCCTGTATCGCCGGTAACGCCAGTGACACCCGTTACACCCGTATCGCCTGTCGCTCCGGTACTTCCCGTTACACTGACACCCGTGGCTCCAGTTACACCCGCTGCTCCTGTATCGCCAGTAACCCCAGTGACACCCGTTACTCCCGTATCGCCTGTCGCTCCGGTACTTCCCGTTACACTGACACCCGTGGCTCCAGTTACACCCGCTGCTCCTGTATCGCCAGTAACCCCAGTGACACCCGTTACACCCGTATCGCCTGTCGCTCCAGTACTTCCCGTTACACTGACACCCGTGGCTCCAGTTACACCCGCTGCTCCTGTATCGCCAGTAACCCCAGTGACACCCGTTACTCCCGTATCGCCTGTCGCTCCGGTACTTCCCGTTACACTGACACCCGTGGCTCCAGTTACACCCGCTGCTCCTGTATCGCCGGTAACGCCGGTGGCTCCGGTTACACCCGTATCCCCCGTTGCTCCTGTACTTCCCGTTACACTGACACCCGTGGCACCGGTAACTCCTGTATCTCCAGTGACGCCGGTAACTCCTGTGTCTCCGGTGGCTCCGTTACTTCCAGTTACACCAACTCCGGTTGCCCCTGTCGCACCCGTGGCCCCCGCGCCAGCCAACAACGTATAATCCGGGGACGTTCCTGGTGTTCCTGTTGGCGATGCCACATTTGCAATATACGTACTGCCGTCAAACGTCACCACCTGACCGGCTGGATACGTTGGCGCTACTGCTGGATCGAATGGAACAACACCCGTCAAGCCTGCGCCTGTGGCTCCCGTTGCACCGGTATCTCCCGTTGCGCCCGTTACACCAACTCCGGTTGCCCCTGTCGCACCCGTGGCTCCCGCGCCAGCCAACAATGTGTAATCCGGGGACGTTCCTGGAGTGCCTGTTGGTGATGCCACATTTGCAATATACGTGCTGCCATCAAACGTCAACACTTGACCCGCTGGATACGTTGGTGCTACCGCCGGATCAAACGGTACAATCCCACTCAAACCTACTCCAGTTGCTCCTGTTACACCCGTTGGCCCTGTAGAGCCTGCACCTGCAATTAATGTATAGTCCGGGGAAGTTCCTGGCGTTCCCGTTGGCGATGCCACATTTGTAATATACGTACTGCCGTTAAATGTCACGACCTGTCCTGCCGGATACGTTGGGGCAACTGCTGGGTCAAACGGAACTGCTCCATTCAAACCCACACCTGTTGCTCCGGTTGCACCTGTAGCACCTGCACCTGCAAGCAAGGTGTAGTCTGGTGAAGTTCCCGGCGTTCCCGTTGGCGACGCGACATTAGCAATGTACGTACTGCCGTCAAACGTCACCACTTGACCCGCTGGATACGTTGGTGCTACCGCCGGATCGAACGGTACAATCCCACTCAAACCTACTCCAGTTGCTCCCGTTACACCCGTTGGCCCTGTAGGGCCTGCGCCTGCAATCAATGTATAGTCAGGGGATGTACCTGGCGTTCCCGTTGGTGATGCCACATTTGTAATATAGGTGCTGCCATCAAAAGTTACAACTTGACCGGCCGGGTATGTTGGTGCCACTGCTGGGTTAAACGGAACTGCTCCATTCAAGCCCACGCCTGTTGCTCCGGTTGCTCCGGTGGCTCCTGCGCCAGCAAGCAATGTGTAGTCTGGTGATGTACCTGGGGTTCCAGTTGGTGAAGCTACATTAGTAATATAGGTACTACCGTCAAATGTCACTATTTGACCCGCTGGATAGGTTGGTGCTACCGCTGGATCAAACGCTAATATTCCACTTAAACCTACTCCTGTGGCTCCCGTAACCCCAGTAGGTCCTGCACCTGCCAAGAGTGTATAGTCCGGTGAAGTACCGGGAGTTCCCGTTGGCGATGCCACATTTGTAATATAAGTGCTGCCGTCAAATGTTACGACCTGACCCGCTGGATACGTAGGTGCTACTGCGGGATCAAACGGAACAGAACCACCGAGTCCCACTCCTGTTGTCCCAGTAGCCCCAGTAGCTCCGGCCGATGCCAGCAAAGTATAATCCGGTGAACTACCCGGTGTTCCCGTTGGCGATGCCACATTAGTAATATAGGTACTACCGCCAAACGTTACAATTTGTCCTGCCGGATAACCTGGTGCGAGCGCCGGATCGAATGGAATAGAGCCTGTTAAGCCTGCCCCTGTTGCTCCAGTCGTTCCGCCTGACAAAAACAACGTGTAGTCTGGAGAACTTCCCGGTACTCCGGTAGGACCATTCACGTTAACAACATAAAGACTGCCGTTATACGAAACCACTTCACCTTGCACATAGCCAGGTGCCTGAGCTGGATCAAAAACGGAAATATCATTCAATCCAACTCCAGGAGCCCCCTGCGGACCTGGTACGCCTTGGGGTCCTAGAGGACCTAGAGGACCTACCGGACCTACTGGTCCTACTGAGCCTCCTGGCCCGGCTGGACCTGGCACTCCGGGAACACCCGGAACCCCTGGAACTCCCGGGGGACCTGGAGGACCTGGAGTTCCCGATGTTCCAAATGAACTGGTAGCACGAGTCAATGATACGGATATGGAGCGGATCAAACCGACCAATTTATCTTTTTCCGCAGGCGGAACTTCCAGAAGCAACGTTACACTTAATAAATCATCAAGCAAGTTTTGCAAGTTGCCAGCCAGATTGATAACGGCTACAGGTACAACTTCAGAACCTGCTATGGTTAATTCCAGAACGGATTGTAACTCAGCTTTCACCCCAGCTCGAAAACCAGAGGTATTAACAAAGGTGAGCAAACTCCGTAAACTGTTTTGCAATGCGAGAATATTAGACGCTGTAGGCTGACTAACAGCTGCAGGAATAGTCACTGCCAATGCTTTCAAAATGGACTCAAACTGCTCCACTTCACTCGATGTTATTGGAATAAACGGTGATCCCGCTCGAAACGATCTTCCTTCTATGAAAGCTTTAATATTCACCCTTTTTCTTTCATCAGACATGCCTAATCCACTCCTCCTTTAACTTCTTCGCTTTTCAAGCTTATGTATCATAAGAGGCAAAATTATCTTGGACACATTTTTTGATGCAAAAAAAGTGAACATACTGTTCCACGTTGAACAAGATTAAACGGTACTGTTCAACAAAAAAGCACCCTCAGCATGAGGGTGCTTTCGCACTTTTTGTATGAAATCGGGCTATTTCGAAGAATCCACGGGAAATTGTAAAATAAACTCTGTTCCTTCACCAAGTACACTATTAACGATAATGGTACCGTGATGGGCATCCACAATATTTTTTACAATTGCGAGCCCCAGTCCTGTACCGACACTTTCACCTCGAACACGAGCCTTATCTGCTTTGTAGAATCGTTCAAAGATGAATGGCAGATCGGAAGACGGAATGCCTACACCTTCATCTTTTACAGTCACTTTAGCTACAGGTGTCCGGATATCGGTTAACAGCTCTGCCGATATGACAACATTTTTGCCTGAGGGAGTATGCCGAAACGCATTATCCAGCAAATTTGTAAATACCTGTTCAAGCCGATCCTCGTCAGCCTGGTGAAGTTCAATCGAAGTCTGTTTGCATTCAAACCGAAGATGGATATCCTGTTCTTTGGAACGTACCGAGAACTTTCTATATACACGCTCCAATAGTTCAACCAGATCCACTTCCTTCACAGCCATATCCGTATGACCCGCTTCCATTCGCGCAAGATCAAGCAGATCTTTAACCAACCTGCCCATACGTAAAGACTCATCATGAATCACTTGAATTAATTCTTCACTTTCTTCTGGAGAAGCCGCCATTCCATCCAAAAGAGCTTCACTATACCCTTGCATCATGGATAGCGGAGTACGTATTTCATGAGATACGTTGGCGACAAAATCACGGCGCATCTTCTCAAGTCGTACTTCCTCCGTTACGTCACGAAGCACAGCAACAGCCCCCCGTACGACACTATCTGCATACAAAGGCGCCATCTGAACAGACCAG
This window of the Paenibacillus marchantiae genome carries:
- a CDS encoding ATP-binding protein is translated as MWVINWKYRSSFSFWRSLVGKLWITIICLVGCVLIALGLFLLPYIDTNFAESESRDIKRLFTYVCIIGFSLTTFFALFLFTKITQPMQQLIQAANAIRKGNYGTRLSLVTSDEIGELGNTFNHMAAQLEDNIRNLNHEKEHLASVLRSMTDAVVTFDGEGKVILTNPPGEKIMQAWCDLDWAQMGEGQDSENAVSSSREVPEPLVPLFKMVMEQGGDQNSNVHVQQGVWSVQMAPLYADSVVRGAVAVLRDVTEEVRLEKMRRDFVANVSHEIRTPLSMMQGYSEALLDGMAASPEESEELIQVIHDESLRMGRLVKDLLDLARMEAGHTDMAVKEVDLVELLERVYRKFSVRSKEQDIHLRFECKQTSIELHQADEDRLEQVFTNLLDNAFRHTPSGKNVVISAELLTDIRTPVAKVTVKDEGVGIPSSDLPFIFERFYKADKARVRGESVGTGLGLAIVKNIVDAHHGTIIVNSVLGEGTEFILQFPVDSSK